One part of the Pseudemcibacter aquimaris genome encodes these proteins:
- a CDS encoding leishmanolysin yields the protein MPRIFKSIAQENANYNFATMDFFDLSYADFIAISLEYSGNARGGNGNGRGGGNGGNDGNDGSSSEPLYTYISNITGSDYNIEIQFTGDGWGDIVTSPFVEAFEAAADFLSSFIVGDRPDYISADDPNNFFNQDIDDMLIEASLISIDGSGGVLGRAGPTHIIKETGQDDSEALPFAGIMEFDVADAGDYLAIDLWDDIVLHEMFHSIGLGTMWEHTGVVDVYIDDMGTKRPVDDVMTYDYLGQYATQYNDGSEPIIETDGGSGTAGGHWDEETYDNELMTGYINDVNYLSQMSLASLADLGYDVKWDATVFTELV from the coding sequence ATGCCCCGTATATTCAAATCAATTGCCCAAGAAAATGCCAATTACAATTTTGCCACGATGGATTTTTTCGATCTATCTTATGCGGATTTTATTGCTATATCACTAGAATATTCGGGAAATGCCAGGGGTGGAAACGGCAATGGACGCGGTGGTGGGAATGGTGGCAATGACGGAAATGATGGCAGTTCATCAGAACCACTATATACATACATCAGTAATATTACCGGATCCGATTACAATATTGAAATCCAGTTTACCGGTGATGGATGGGGTGATATTGTCACCTCACCTTTTGTAGAAGCATTCGAAGCCGCAGCGGATTTCCTTAGTTCCTTTATTGTCGGAGATAGACCGGATTACATATCTGCGGATGATCCGAATAATTTCTTTAACCAGGATATTGATGACATGCTGATCGAAGCGAGCCTCATCAGTATCGATGGATCAGGGGGCGTTTTGGGGCGCGCGGGACCAACCCATATTATCAAAGAAACAGGCCAGGATGATTCAGAAGCTCTGCCATTTGCCGGTATCATGGAATTTGATGTTGCCGATGCTGGTGATTATTTAGCTATAGATTTATGGGACGACATTGTTCTTCATGAAATGTTCCATTCCATTGGTCTTGGCACCATGTGGGAACATACTGGTGTTGTTGATGTTTATATCGATGATATGGGCACCAAAAGACCCGTTGATGATGTCATGACATATGATTATTTAGGACAATATGCCACCCAATATAATGATGGAAGTGAACCCATAATTGAAACAGATGGCGGTTCCGGCACAGCAGGTGGTCACTGGGACGAAGAAACATATGATAATGAACTGATGACAGGATATATCAATGATGTGAATTATTTATCACAAATGTCCCTCGCATCCCTTGCCGACCTTGGATATGATGTTAAGTGGGATGCTACCGTCTTTACGGAACTTGTATAA
- a CDS encoding TerB family tellurite resistance protein — MSIWGTIIGGAAGMALGGPIGALLGAAAVHYAGKASKSAVGASTEQAVFAAGFIALCAKMAKADGVVTRDEINVFKKAFHVPQSEVKRVGWFFDMAKKEVAGFEGYATQLYRQFHNQPAVLEQVIDLLFHIAMADGVMHPAEMDYLHEVARIFRFPENEFARIKESHMGPDESDPYTVLGVSHDASDKEIKSAYRKQIKEHHPDLLMAQGVPEELIDVANEKMTAINDAYDKICKIRNIK; from the coding sequence ATGTCCATATGGGGAACGATTATTGGCGGTGCGGCCGGTATGGCCCTTGGCGGTCCTATTGGGGCATTGCTGGGCGCTGCGGCGGTGCATTACGCGGGTAAAGCATCCAAAAGTGCTGTGGGTGCATCAACCGAACAAGCGGTATTCGCAGCTGGTTTTATTGCCTTATGCGCCAAAATGGCAAAAGCGGACGGTGTCGTCACCCGTGATGAGATTAATGTCTTTAAAAAAGCATTCCATGTTCCCCAAAGCGAAGTAAAACGTGTTGGTTGGTTTTTCGATATGGCAAAAAAGGAAGTTGCCGGTTTCGAAGGATACGCGACACAATTATACCGCCAATTTCATAACCAACCGGCGGTGCTAGAGCAAGTTATAGATTTGCTTTTCCATATTGCGATGGCGGATGGGGTGATGCATCCGGCGGAAATGGATTATCTGCATGAAGTGGCACGTATATTCAGGTTCCCTGAAAATGAATTTGCCCGCATTAAAGAAAGTCATATGGGCCCGGATGAAAGCGACCCATATACCGTTTTAGGTGTAAGTCATGATGCATCGGATAAAGAGATAAAATCAGCATACCGTAAACAAATTAAAGAACATCACCCTGATTTATTGATGGCGCAAGGCGTGCCGGAAGAATTGATTGATGTTGCCAATGAAAAAATGACTGCCATCAACGATGCATATGACAAGATATGTAAAATACGGAACATAAAGTAA